The following are encoded together in the Chloroflexota bacterium genome:
- a CDS encoding twin-arginine translocase TatA/TatE family subunit yields the protein MTLFGIGPGELILILILALIVFGPNRLPEVARTIGKTLNEFRKTSEEVTSAVARELDLSEAASKAGSSAPTPPPAIQPVHGIPLSSVGQVVQEPSPVEGEKGGSDVAAAGSASGVGPGNPDEGSPAQDE from the coding sequence ATGACTTTGTTCGGGATTGGGCCAGGCGAACTGATCCTCATCCTCATCCTGGCGCTCATCGTCTTCGGCCCTAACCGGCTTCCGGAGGTCGCGCGCACCATCGGGAAGACGCTCAACGAGTTCCGCAAAACGTCGGAGGAGGTTACGTCTGCCGTCGCCAGGGAACTGGACTTGAGCGAGGCCGCGAGCAAAGCCGGTTCGTCGGCCCCTACGCCTCCGCCGGCCATCCAGCCGGTGCATGGCATTCCGCTGTCCAGCGTGGGACAGGTAGTGCAGGAGCCTTCGCCCGTGGAAGGCGAAAAGGGCGGGTCCGATGTAGCAGCTGCGGGCAGCGCATCGGGCGTAGGGCCCGGGAATCCTGACGAAGGGAGTCCTGCGCAGGATGAGTGA
- the tatC gene encoding twin-arginine translocase subunit TatC, producing the protein MSESNKMPLLAHLGELRDRLIKAFLALFVGTLVSLFLFTPRLFEIVIRPMQPNVPVALRPTETIIVYFKLALIVGVVLAMPVIIYQLVRFIVPGLTPQEKRYLYFLLPGATLSFALGVLFAALVMLPFAIAYLKGFMSDIVRPTYSIDSYISFVTSLLFWVGVTFETPLIVFFLAKLGIVTPAFLSKNRKYAIVLIAVLAAVITPTPDPFNMLIVMAPLILLYGVGEILARFARPIAKPGASDNS; encoded by the coding sequence ATGAGTGAGAGCAACAAGATGCCGCTTCTCGCCCATTTGGGCGAACTGCGCGATCGCCTCATCAAAGCCTTCTTGGCGTTGTTTGTAGGCACGCTGGTGAGTCTGTTCCTGTTCACGCCGCGGCTGTTTGAAATCGTGATCCGCCCGATGCAGCCGAACGTGCCCGTGGCGTTGAGGCCCACCGAGACCATCATCGTGTACTTCAAGTTGGCCCTCATCGTGGGCGTTGTGCTCGCGATGCCAGTCATCATCTACCAACTCGTGCGGTTCATCGTGCCCGGGCTCACCCCGCAGGAGAAGCGATATCTGTACTTCCTGCTGCCTGGGGCGACGCTCTCCTTCGCGCTGGGCGTGCTGTTCGCCGCGCTGGTCATGCTCCCCTTTGCCATCGCATACCTGAAAGGCTTCATGAGCGACATCGTTCGCCCGACGTATTCCATAGATTCCTACATCTCCTTCGTAACCAGCCTGCTGTTTTGGGTTGGGGTTACCTTTGAGACTCCCCTTATCGTTTTCTTCCTGGCGAAACTCGGCATCGTAACTCCCGCGTTCCTGAGCAAGAACCGCAAATACGCGATTGTGCTCATCGCGGTGTTGGCCGCGGTCATCACCCCGACGCCAGATCCCTTCAACATGCTGATCGTGATGGCGCCACTGATCCTGCTGTATGGGGTAGGGGAGATTCTGGCGCGGTTTGCGCGGCCAATAGCCAAACCCGGCGCCAGCGATAACTCGTAG